CTGGTGCCGCTGGTGCTGGCGCCGCTGGCGGGCGCGACGCTCCTCACGCCGAGCCTGTGGCCGGTGCACCTGCTGCGGCTCGTGGAGACGGCGGTCAGCTATTCCATCCTCCCGGTGGGCATCCAGCTGCTGTACGCGGCGGTGCCGGACGACCAGCGCGAGGGCCTGCGCTCGGCGGTGGACGGGCTGCTGCGCAAGGCGGGCGTGGTGGTGGCCGGCCTGCTGCTCATCGGCGCGGGTCGTGGCGCCACGGGCGTCAACATGGCGCTGGCGGTGATGGGCATGTGCCTGGGGCTCGGCGCGCTGCTGATGCGCCTGAAGCCCGCGTATGTGGCGGCGCTGGGCGAGCAGGTGGGAGCGCCCGAGGAAGAGGAGGTGGCGCTGGAGGGCGAGGAGGAGCAGCGGCTGCTGGCGGAGGCCCTCGCGGCGCCCGCGCCGGACCGGGTGCTTCGCGCGGTGGACATGATGGAGCAGGCGAGCGTGCCGCTCCGACCGCACCTGCCCGCGCTGTTGCGCCACCCCAGCGAGCGCGTGCTGGAGCGCGGCGTGGCGCTGGCGCTGGAGCTGGACGCGCGCGAACTGGCGCCGGTGCTGGAGCGCCTGGTGGAAGAAGGGCCTCGTCGTCCCAGGGACCAGGCCGTGTGGGCGCTGGCCCGATTGTCGCCGGAGCGCGCCGCCCGTCTGCTCCCGCCGCTGCTAGAGCACCCCGACGTGGGCCTGCGGTGCGCGGCCATTGGCGCGTTGGTGAGGACGACGGGCAGCGCGGTGGCGCTGGCCTCGCTCGAGGAGCTGCTCGCGCATGGCGAGCGCGCGCCGGTGGCCGAGCGGCGCGAGGTGGCGAAGCTGCTGGGGCGGCTGCGGGACCAGCGCTTCGGGCCGGCGCTGGCGCGCTACCTCGATGACGGCGACACGTCCGTGCGGCGCGTGGCGCTCGCGGCGGTGGGGGAGGGCGGCTACGTGGGGCTGGCGCCCCGTGTGTTGCCGTTCCTGACCTGGCGCGAGGAGCGCAAGACGGCGCGCGAGGCGCTGGTGGCGCTGGGCGACGAGGTGACGACGCTGGTGGAGGAGCAGCTCAACAACAAGAAGGCGCCCCTGGCCATGCGCCTCCAGCTCCCCCGGGTGCTGCGAGGCATCGGCACGCCCGCGGCGCAGGACGCGCTGCTGTTCTCCAACGTGCGGGACGACGCCTCGCTGCACTTCCGCATCGGCGCGCAGCTGTCGCGCCTGCGCGACGAGCACCCCGAACACCCCGTGGACGTGGACCGCGTGTATGAGGCGCTGGGGCGCCGGCGCGACGTGTACCGCTCGCTGGTGGGGGCCTATCGCGACGTGAGGGCCGCGCTGGGGGATGGCTCGCTGCTCACCCGCGCGGTGGGGGATCGGCTGGACCAGTCGCTCGAAATCTCCTTCTTCCTGCTGGGGTTGTTGGATTCGTCGCAGCGCATGCGCGGCATCCACTACAACCTGGTGGGCAAGGACCCCCGGCGGCGGGCCCTGGCGCTAGAGCTGCTGGACAACCTGCTGTCCGAGGACGTGCGCGAGCTGGTGATGGAGCAGGTGGAGGCGCACCACAAGGAGCTGCCTCCGGGCGCGCCGGGCCGGCTGTGGCGCCGGCTGGCGGCGCTGGTGCAGAGCGAGGACGTGGTGCTGCGCGCGTGCGCCCGCCACATCGCGCGGGTCAACGGGCTGGACGTGCTGCCGCAGGAGGGTGAGTTGAGCGACCGGATTGTCCAACGGATGTTCGCGCTGGAGGGCGTCAGCGTCTTCTCCCAGAGCGACGTGGACGACATCGCGGCCATCGCCGCCGTGGCGCGCGAGGGCTCGTTCCTGGCGGGCGAGCGCATCTACGCCCAGGGAGACCCGGGGGACGCGCTCTACGTCATCGTGGAGGGCGCCATCGACGCGTTCCACGACGGCGAGCACGTGCTGCGCTTCCAGGGCAAGCAGGCCTTCGGCGAGGTGAGCCTCCTGGACGGCGCGCCCCGGCCCACGGACATGGTGGCCGCGGTGGACACGCGCGTGCTCATCATCGACCGGCGCGACTTCCTCGACCTGTTGGCGGACCGCCCGGAGCTGCTCACCGGCTTCTTCCGCGCGGTGAGCCTCCAGCTCCAGGCGCTCATCGCGCTGCCGGACTCGCGCGAGACGGGCGAGCGGCTGGAGATGACCGCGCCACAACCGCCCGCCGCGCCGCCGCTGCCCACGGGCCCCGTCTCCGACACCCCCGAGTCGCCCGACGAGCCCCGCCGCTCGCGCGGCGACGCCTGAGGCCGGGGACCCGCTAGCCGATGCGGATGGCTTCCTCGGTGCCGCCGTGCCCCGGGGCCGGCGTCCCGGACGGCGCTTCATCCCGGGCCTGCGCCGCCTTCTGGCGAGCCTGGTGCTCCAACTCGAGGATGTGCGCCGAGGCCACCGGGATGAGCGGCCGCACGAAGAACTTCAGCGGCGCGAACGACCCCACGAAGCGCACGAGGGCCAGGCCCGCGTAGGCGTAGGGGTGCCGCTCCACGCTCGCAATGGGCGCGAAGAGTTCGGCGGAGCGCTTGTTCCAGGCGGTGCCGTAGCGCTGGAGCACGACCCAGCGCAGGCCCGGCACGCGCGTGGTGAGCCACGTCCAGGCCCGCAGGAACCACGGCGCGCGCTGGGGCTCCAGCGGCTCCCAGGCCCGGGCGCTCTTGGCGGCGGTGAACACGACCAGCCACCACGCGCCCCACAGCGAGGAGAGGGTGGTGAAGACGGGGCTGCTCAAGCCCACGCAGAAGAAGGGCGCGGCCAGGAACGTCACCGCCGGCACGCCCACCGCGAAGAGGATCATCGCCCGCCAACGGCGCCGCACTTTCTTCTGGAGCCACTCGAAGTTGACGCGCACGCGCGGCTGGATGGGCTCGTCCTCGGGTTCGACGCCCGTCAGCAGGCTCGCGTCGCGGGTGATGACGTCGTGGTAGTCGCGCGACAACGCGATGACGACCCATTGCGCGAGCTGGAGCGCGGCGAACAGCGCCACCCAGAAGGCGACGATTCCGTACGAGAAGCGCCGGGCGAACCAGCCCTTGTCGTCATCGTCTTCGTCGTCCGTGTCGACGTTCACGCGGATCCTGGGGGGACGCGATGACGGAGGCGTGCGCACGTCCGGCTTCGACGGGGCGTCGGCGCTCGCCTCGTTCACGGCGGGGGGCTCTCCGGGGCCAGGGGGCTCCTCGCCCTGGTCGAGCTCCATGAGGAGCGCCGCCAGGGCCTGGGCGACCGACCTTCCGTCCTTGCCCTCCTTCGCCGCGCTCTGCAGGTCGCGGATGCGTTGTCGCATCGCGGGGGACAGCTTCTGGTGGTCGGGATCGTCGATGGCGTCCAGCGACTCCGAGGCGTGGGCGCCTTCGTTGCCCGGGGCGTTCGTTGTCGCCGGAGCCGCGTCTGTCGATGCGGAGCTCGTCTCGCCTGGGGCCTCGGCGGGCGCCGCCGGCTTCTCCTCGGCCGTCGCGGAAGCGGGGGAGGCATCATCCTCGGCCGTGCGCGTCCGCTCCAGGATCCGCCGCGCACGCTCCTGGGCGGCCTGGCTCTCCCGGACGCGCCGCTCCAGGGCACTCGCCGCCTTGTCGCTCTCGGCGTGGCTCTCCCGGACGCGCTGCTCCAGGGCGCTCGCCGCCCTGTCGCTCTCGGCGTGGCGCTCCTGGACGCGTTGCGCCAGGGCGTTCGGTGCCGCGTCACTCGCGGCCTGGCGCTCGCGGACGCGCTGCGCCACGGCCCGCTGGGCCCGGTCGTTCTCGGCCCCGCGCTCCTGGCCCCGCTGCTCGAGGATGCGCTCCGCCTTTCCCCGCGCGACCCCGCTCTCCTGGAGGAGCCGGGCCAGCTCCGGCAGCTTCGCCTTCTTCGGCGGGTCGTCCGTCTCCTGGGCCACGACGTTGGCGATCTCCTCCAGGCCCTCCGCCAGCGCCGCCTCGGCCTCCTTCCTCGTCTCGGCGTCCTCCTTGGGCTTGAGCGCCGCCTCCCTCGCGGAGCCCATGCACGTCAGGGCCAGCGCCAGCGCGGCCACCGTCTGGAGCAGCGCCACCCGCAGGTACTGGCGGCGCGCGACCGGGTCCGCCAGCACGGCCCGCGCGACGTGGTAGGGCAGGCTCAGCCCATGGACGAACTGGCGGACCCTTCCAACAGGCATCCGGGAAACACCGTGTTCCTGGAAGTGGGTCGCACCTTTTCTCAAGTCTTCCAAGAAATCCCGTGTCAGCAGCGGGTCGGGAGAAGGGGACTCGCTCCGCGCGTCCTGCTCTTGCCCGTCCCCTGGTGAGGACGAGCCCTCGGGGCCCTGGCGATCCGGCACGGCACGCACGGTATCACGTCTCGAGTTGTGCTAAAGGCGCTGTCGTGATCTCGAACCCTCCTTACCGCCCCCGTCCCTTCCGCCAGTCGCGGCTGTCCGCCACGCTGGTCCTCGCGCTCGGCGCCCTGGCCGGCTGCGAGAAGAGCAGTCCTCCCCCTGCCGCGCAGGCCGCCGCGCAGCCGGCACCCGCTCCCGCGAAGCCCGCGGTTCCCAGCGAGGTGACGCTGCTCATCACCGGGGGCGCGTTCGGTCAGCTCCAGCCGGCCGAAGGCAAGGGCGGCGCGGCCGAGCTGCTCGGTCAGTGGGTGAAGGACGAGAAGCACTGCCCGGGGCCCGTGAAGGAGGGCCAGGCGTCGTGTCCCGATTCCGGGACGGTGGCGCTCGCGACGGGTGACCACTGGAACGGCCCGGCGCTGTCGTCGTTCTTCCTGGGCGCTCCCACGGCGGAGGTCATGGGCCGCATGGGCTATGCCGCGTCCGCCATGGGCAACCACGAGCTGGCGTTCGGCAAGGACGCGTTCGTCAAGAACCGCGCCGCGGGGGGCTTCCCGTTCCTCGCCGCGAACCTGCGCGTGAAGGACCCCGCGCTGGCGGGCGACCTGTCCATGCCGGCGTTCCAGGTGTTCGAGCGCCGCGGCCTCAAGGTCGGCGTGGTGGGCCTGGCGTCGGAGAAGACGGTGCGCACGGCGATGGCCGGCCGCGCCGAGGGCCTGGAGGTCGTCGGCTACGAGGAGTCGCTGACCGGCGCCGTGGACGAGGCCCGCAAGGCCGGTGCCGAGGTGCTCGTCGTCCTCGCCGACACCTGCGTCACGGAGCTCAAGCCCGTCGTGGCCAAGCACCCCGAGTGGAAGGTGTCCGTGGTGGCCGGCGGCCGCTGCCCCCAGTCGGTGTACACGAAGGAGAACGGCGTCGTCTTCGCGTCGCTGGACCGCGGCTTCTCGCGCTACCTGCGCGCGCACATCACCTTCGACCCGGCGAAGCCCGCCGCGGCGAAGGTCACCAACGTCGAGGGCAAGCTGGTCGACGTCGCCGGTGGCGCTCCGGACGCGGAGACGGCGCAGCTGATCGCCAAGTGGAAGACGCAGCTCGACGAGGCGCTGGGACAGCCCATCGGCTTCACCAAGGCGGGCATCAAGCAGGACTCGCCCCAGATGGCGCAGTGGATCGCCGGCGCGGTGCGTGACTCGCTGGGCACCGACGTGGCCATCCTCAACAAGAAGGGCATCCGCGGCGACCTCCCGGCCGGTCCGGTGACGCGCGGCAACATCTACACGGTGATGCCGTTCGAGAACTCGCTGCTCGTCGTGAAGCTCAAGGGCGAG
This sequence is a window from Myxococcus stipitatus. Protein-coding genes within it:
- a CDS encoding cyclic nucleotide-binding domain-containing protein, translated to MAASDTSSWDRRLWPAAAFQFVLIAGVTQLKTTANALVLSRFESQALPYLYLLGALMTAALTVLPRFKPDSPLESPGVLTGVGGGLALILAAALSAGQRTPALALYLFADTFSTYVSFRFWGRMASAFDAREARRAFTALNGFAMGGGIAGGVLVQGLAERVGTPAMVLSGALWLFAAGAIFHHLYRGSPPPPPQRRPAATSFMAWSYLAESPYAQVLAAVGIAFAVLSSFVDYLFRLRLEGTLSEDALAALFGSLQLWIGLFCVAFQLLLTERLLKRLGLLRYVALVPLVLAPLAGATLLTPSLWPVHLLRLVETAVSYSILPVGIQLLYAAVPDDQREGLRSAVDGLLRKAGVVVAGLLLIGAGRGATGVNMALAVMGMCLGLGALLMRLKPAYVAALGEQVGAPEEEEVALEGEEEQRLLAEALAAPAPDRVLRAVDMMEQASVPLRPHLPALLRHPSERVLERGVALALELDARELAPVLERLVEEGPRRPRDQAVWALARLSPERAARLLPPLLEHPDVGLRCAAIGALVRTTGSAVALASLEELLAHGERAPVAERREVAKLLGRLRDQRFGPALARYLDDGDTSVRRVALAAVGEGGYVGLAPRVLPFLTWREERKTAREALVALGDEVTTLVEEQLNNKKAPLAMRLQLPRVLRGIGTPAAQDALLFSNVRDDASLHFRIGAQLSRLRDEHPEHPVDVDRVYEALGRRRDVYRSLVGAYRDVRAALGDGSLLTRAVGDRLDQSLEISFFLLGLLDSSQRMRGIHYNLVGKDPRRRALALELLDNLLSEDVRELVMEQVEAHHKELPPGAPGRLWRRLAALVQSEDVVLRACARHIARVNGLDVLPQEGELSDRIVQRMFALEGVSVFSQSDVDDIAAIAAVAREGSFLAGERIYAQGDPGDALYVIVEGAIDAFHDGEHVLRFQGKQAFGEVSLLDGAPRPTDMVAAVDTRVLIIDRRDFLDLLADRPELLTGFFRAVSLQLQALIALPDSRETGERLEMTAPQPPAAPPLPTGPVSDTPESPDEPRRSRGDA
- a CDS encoding bifunctional metallophosphatase/5'-nucleotidase — translated: MSNPPYRPRPFRQSRLSATLVLALGALAGCEKSSPPPAAQAAAQPAPAPAKPAVPSEVTLLITGGAFGQLQPAEGKGGAAELLGQWVKDEKHCPGPVKEGQASCPDSGTVALATGDHWNGPALSSFFLGAPTAEVMGRMGYAASAMGNHELAFGKDAFVKNRAAGGFPFLAANLRVKDPALAGDLSMPAFQVFERRGLKVGVVGLASEKTVRTAMAGRAEGLEVVGYEESLTGAVDEARKAGAEVLVVLADTCVTELKPVVAKHPEWKVSVVAGGRCPQSVYTKENGVVFASLDRGFSRYLRAHITFDPAKPAAAKVTNVEGKLVDVAGGAPDAETAQLIAKWKTQLDEALGQPIGFTKAGIKQDSPQMAQWIAGAVRDSLGTDVAILNKKGIRGDLPAGPVTRGNIYTVMPFENSLLVVKLKGEDLARQLANPNALVSGFSAAGKNKFKDAKGKPLDPAKEYSVATVEYLYFGGDEFEFEKLAPEPTETGMAWQTPVVDWTKALETSEKKPLEKQLK